The Coregonus clupeaformis isolate EN_2021a chromosome 8, ASM2061545v1, whole genome shotgun sequence genome has a segment encoding these proteins:
- the LOC121572633 gene encoding syndecan-3 — MKLPPCLMALIAALLAHSALGQTWVPLIDEESSSTDEFYDDEDLFSGSGSGFPEMKVNPTEMGVSFTTEAPLHLSTTQATGPAPSAPPVAEPSPNPDVLPSPLPTEGEGESGVVWETEREIEREREREREQEREREKERQREKERQRERERERIREIEREQERERERERARAAQTTISPRGPAALPMATTSLATPPAESAAPSSGVEDFGTTEEEDEDVYLSPDPTTSLLMETTTEEEEEVTTTATETETAPIPETTAPPTMTGPAPTERSSSAPFRPRVPVTMLTKAAPTEKSTRPQPPSTTNNELGVNGPSGDFEIREEDRLPGNEVVGHGRGVETEADLIGNTINTGSSAAQLPQKNILERKEVLIAVIVGGVVGALFAAFLVMLLVYRMKKKDEGSYTLEEPKQATVTYQKSDKQEEFYA, encoded by the exons ggtCAGACCTGGGTTCCGTTAATAGATGAAGAAAGTTCTTCCACAGATGAGTTCTATGATGATGAAGACCTCTTCTCAGGCTCCGGATCTGgct TTCCAGAGATGAAGGTCAACCCTACAGAAATGGGCGTATCTTTCACCACAGAagcacccctccacctctccaccaccCAGGCCACTGGCCCCGCCCCCTCGGCCCCACCTGTAGCCGAGCCCAGCCCCAACCCTGACGTCCTTCCTTCCCCACTACCcactgagggagagggggagagtggggtagtgtgggagacagagagggagattgagagggagagagagagggagagg gaacaagagagggagagagaaaaagagaggcagagagaaaaagagaggcagagagagagagagagagagaggatacggGAAATAGAGAGGGAACAAGAAAGAGAACGTgaaagagagagggcgagagccGCCCAGACTACCATCTCCCCCCGCGGCCCTGCAGCTCTTCCCATGGCGACCACCAGCTTGGCGACTCCTCCGGCGGAGAGCGCAGCGCCCTCTAGTGGTGTGGAGGACTTCGGCACCAcagaagaagaggacgaggatgTTTACCTGTCCCCAGACCCCACCACCAGTTTACTTATGGAGaccaccacagaagaagaagaagaagtgacCACTActgccacagagacagagaccgcACCCATCCCAGAGACAACAGCTCCACCCACTATGACTGGCCCAGCCCCAACTGAGAGGTCTAGCTCCGCCCCCTTCAGGCCCAGGGTTCCTGTGACCATGCTTACTAAAGCTGCACCCACAGAGAAGAGCACACGTCCCCAGCCACCCTCTACgacg aatAATGAGTTGGGGGTTAACGGACCCAGTGGAGACTTTGAGATCCGTGAGGAAGACCGTCTGCCGGGCAACGAGGTTGTTGGGCATGGCCGTGGTGTGGAGACGGAGGCGGATCTGATTGGCAACACGATCAACACAGGAAGTTCTGCCGCTCAACTTCCTCAGAAGAACATCCTGGAGAGGAAGGAGGTCCTGATAG cGGTGATAGTGGGAGGCGTAGTGGGGGCTCTGTTCGCAGCGTTCCTTGTCATGCTGCTGGTGTACAggatgaagaagaaggatgaaggCAGCTACACGCTGGAGGAACCCAAGCAGGCCACCGTCACCTACCAGAAATCTGACAAACAGGAGGAGTTCTACgcataa